One genomic region from Campylobacter concisus encodes:
- a CDS encoding FecCD family ABC transporter permease — MKNTNFSIVVIFLALLTLVCAFVALGVGRFYIPFSDVFSVLAHGFGFGEGTASNITNVIENLRIPRIIAAILVGAALSVSGAAYQGVFKNQLVSPDLLGVSAGACVGAATAIIFDLSLFWVQAFAFGFGLAAVAITLAIPKMMGRTSTLMLVLSGIIVSGLMGSVIGFLKYVADPETKLPDIVYWQLGSLAKLDSENLKFIAPVMIICAILLIAMSWRINLLSLGDESAARLGVNVAFERAIVIICATLLTACSVCISGIVAWVGLLMPHLARMLVGANNIKSMPASIFMGAMFLLFVDTLARSISVSEVPLGVLTGFIGTVFFVWVLWRNKKVA, encoded by the coding sequence ATGAAAAACACAAATTTTTCAATAGTTGTTATCTTTTTAGCTCTACTAACGCTTGTTTGCGCCTTTGTCGCACTTGGCGTTGGTAGATTTTACATACCATTTAGCGATGTCTTTAGCGTGCTTGCTCACGGCTTTGGCTTTGGCGAGGGTACAGCTAGCAACATCACAAACGTGATAGAAAATTTACGCATCCCACGTATCATCGCAGCCATCCTTGTTGGAGCTGCTCTTAGCGTGAGTGGTGCAGCCTATCAAGGCGTCTTTAAAAACCAGCTAGTAAGCCCTGATCTTCTTGGCGTATCAGCAGGTGCCTGCGTAGGAGCTGCAACTGCCATTATCTTTGATCTATCGCTATTTTGGGTGCAGGCTTTTGCTTTTGGCTTTGGCCTAGCAGCCGTTGCTATCACTCTAGCCATACCAAAGATGATGGGGCGCACAAGCACGCTTATGCTAGTTCTTTCTGGTATCATCGTAAGCGGTCTTATGGGCTCGGTGATCGGCTTTTTAAAATATGTCGCTGATCCTGAAACAAAGCTACCTGACATCGTTTACTGGCAGCTTGGCAGCCTTGCAAAGCTTGATAGCGAAAATTTAAAATTTATAGCCCCAGTAATGATCATCTGTGCCATTTTGCTAATAGCCATGAGCTGGCGTATAAATTTGCTATCTCTTGGCGACGAGAGCGCGGCTAGACTTGGCGTAAATGTGGCTTTTGAACGTGCTATCGTTATCATTTGCGCTACGCTTCTTACAGCATGCAGCGTCTGCATAAGCGGAATAGTCGCTTGGGTGGGGCTCCTCATGCCACACCTGGCTCGTATGCTAGTTGGTGCAAACAACATAAAAAGCATGCCAGCAAGCATATTTATGGGTGCGATGTTTTTACTCTTTGTGGACACTTTGGCTCGTAGTATAAGCGTAAGTGAAGTGCCTCTTGGCGTACTTACTGGCTTTATCGGCACAGTATTTTTCGTCTGGGTATTGTGGCGAAATAAAAAGGTTGCGTGA
- a CDS encoding ABC transporter substrate-binding protein, with the protein MQTNFMHKVTKFSLVASLFMALSLNAAESARSITDMQGVKVSVPEKVEKIAALWNANNEIILALGGMDKVVATTDLIKNNKWFEHVYPKLKNLPAALNGKDLQIEELVKLAPDVIIVYNKNFQDELIKNGFSAVNLIFRDYPDMEKSIYATAEVIGTDDARKKAEKLANKIHDNSEFVTARTKNIPDAKRPKVLHLLGGANLLKVDGTNTIQNTWIKLGGGVNAINTEGSMIEVSAEEIINANPDIIIVGGNDTDAQIKKIKEHPAFSGSNAVKNGKIYGNPKGVFSWDRYGAENVLQILWAAKTIQPDLFKDVDMKVKTKEFYKEFLNHDLSDKEYGYILKALNPDGSSK; encoded by the coding sequence ATGCAAACAAATTTTATGCATAAAGTAACCAAATTTAGCCTTGTTGCTTCACTATTTATGGCTCTTAGTCTAAACGCAGCTGAGTCTGCAAGAAGCATCACTGATATGCAAGGTGTCAAAGTAAGCGTACCTGAAAAGGTAGAAAAGATCGCTGCACTGTGGAATGCAAACAACGAGATCATCCTAGCACTTGGCGGTATGGATAAGGTTGTAGCCACAACTGATCTGATCAAAAACAACAAGTGGTTTGAGCACGTCTATCCAAAACTTAAAAATTTACCAGCTGCACTAAATGGCAAAGACCTTCAGATCGAAGAGCTTGTTAAACTTGCACCTGACGTTATCATAGTGTATAACAAAAATTTTCAAGATGAACTTATCAAAAATGGCTTTAGCGCGGTAAATTTGATCTTTAGAGATTATCCAGATATGGAGAAAAGCATCTATGCAACAGCTGAAGTCATAGGCACTGATGATGCTAGAAAAAAAGCTGAAAAACTTGCTAATAAAATCCACGATAACTCTGAGTTTGTAACAGCAAGAACAAAAAACATCCCTGATGCTAAACGTCCAAAAGTACTTCACCTTCTTGGTGGTGCAAATTTGCTAAAAGTTGATGGTACAAACACCATCCAAAACACTTGGATCAAGCTAGGTGGCGGTGTAAATGCTATCAATACTGAGGGTTCAATGATCGAAGTTAGCGCTGAAGAGATCATCAATGCAAATCCTGATATCATCATCGTTGGTGGTAATGACACAGACGCACAGATCAAAAAGATAAAAGAGCACCCTGCATTCTCTGGCTCAAACGCTGTTAAAAACGGCAAAATTTATGGTAACCCAAAAGGTGTATTTAGCTGGGATAGATATGGTGCTGAAAACGTACTTCAAATTTTATGGGCAGCAAAAACTATCCAACCAGATCTATTTAAAGATGTCGATATGAAAGTAAAAACAAAAGAGTTTTATAAAGAGTTTTTAAATCACGATCTTAGTGACAAAGAGTATGGCTATATCTTAAAAGCTCTAAATCCAGACGGTAGCAGCAAGTAA
- the hpf gene encoding ribosome hibernation-promoting factor, HPF/YfiA family: MNISIVGKQFELTEPIKNYIQDAFDTLGKYNLDIISARCVVAADEKQGKKGFNAEFSLNMAHKDTIVVRQKDKDLYAAIDLAIEKASKVLRREHDKKFTVKGKADDKEFRSRIGEEKIEGVEEIVPMELEIYKPLEVEEALDKLKSSDKQFYVFNDVDAKMRVIYKRTDGTFGLY; this comes from the coding sequence ATGAACATAAGCATTGTAGGAAAACAATTTGAGCTAACAGAGCCAATCAAAAACTATATCCAAGACGCTTTTGATACGCTTGGCAAATACAATCTCGACATCATCTCAGCAAGATGTGTTGTAGCAGCCGATGAAAAACAAGGAAAAAAGGGCTTTAATGCAGAATTTTCTCTAAATATGGCCCATAAAGACACCATAGTCGTTCGCCAAAAAGATAAAGATCTTTACGCTGCGATCGATCTTGCCATCGAAAAAGCATCAAAAGTTTTAAGAAGAGAGCATGATAAGAAATTTACTGTTAAAGGCAAGGCTGACGATAAAGAATTTCGCTCAAGAATAGGCGAAGAAAAGATCGAAGGTGTCGAGGAGATCGTGCCTATGGAGCTTGAAATTTATAAACCACTTGAAGTCGAAGAAGCACTTGATAAACTAAAATCAAGCGATAAACAATTTTACGTATTTAACGATGTTGATGCCAAAATGCGCGTCATCTACAAAAGAACAGACGGAACTTTTGGTCTTTACTAA
- a CDS encoding type II secretion system protein: MKKTKKAFTLIELIIVITVLGVISLMSFNTLMNLYQNYFQSKVINELETQSEIALEQISMLLSHRIKQSVIARKKNGDYLALNDSGVNLSSDFEILEFIPAAYELFDGINEYKGDDTNGDPIIEEGIYSGYVDLANSSIANGLKSPGSKFNDAFRNGVMDLTCENDSNEEDVNSGSRCINADNENGGLVAIFSSILYRVGSSFGYQENLDQRHLDIAKVGIQSIDTLKISSDFKNKKISEQYKLAYTAIAIAPAEQSAEDVQNGSFDLKIYYNYRPWLNEGFKKFSSTSTKDIKAESATLAKHVTRFVFTEKNGVIALKLCLKAEKSEITICKSKAVY, encoded by the coding sequence ATGAAAAAAACAAAAAAAGCTTTTACATTAATTGAGCTAATAATAGTCATCACCGTGCTTGGCGTTATCTCACTTATGAGCTTTAACACGCTTATGAATTTATATCAAAACTATTTTCAAAGCAAAGTAATAAACGAACTAGAAACACAAAGCGAAATCGCTCTAGAGCAAATTTCAATGCTACTTAGCCACAGAATCAAACAAAGCGTTATCGCTAGGAAAAAAAATGGAGATTACCTAGCTCTAAATGATAGTGGCGTAAATTTAAGTAGCGACTTTGAAATTTTAGAATTTATCCCAGCTGCATATGAGCTATTTGATGGCATAAACGAATATAAAGGAGACGATACTAACGGAGATCCTATCATCGAAGAAGGCATATATAGCGGATATGTAGATCTTGCAAATAGCTCTATTGCAAATGGATTAAAAAGCCCTGGAAGCAAATTTAATGATGCTTTTAGAAACGGCGTAATGGACTTGACCTGCGAAAATGATAGCAATGAAGAAGATGTAAATAGCGGCTCTAGGTGTATAAACGCCGATAATGAAAATGGTGGTTTAGTAGCAATATTTTCTAGCATACTTTATAGAGTTGGTAGTAGCTTTGGCTATCAAGAAAATTTAGACCAAAGGCACTTAGATATCGCAAAAGTTGGCATACAATCAATCGACACGCTTAAGATTTCAAGTGATTTTAAAAATAAAAAAATTTCAGAACAGTATAAACTAGCTTATACAGCCATTGCCATAGCACCAGCTGAGCAAAGTGCCGAGGATGTACAAAACGGCTCTTTTGACCTTAAAATTTACTACAACTATAGGCCATGGCTAAACGAAGGCTTTAAAAAATTTAGCTCAACATCTACAAAGGATATCAAAGCCGAAAGTGCAACACTAGCTAAACACGTAACAAGATTTGTCTTTACAGAAAAAAATGGAGTCATCGCGCTAAAGCTCTGCCTTAAAGCAGAAAAATCAGAAATAACCATTTGCAAGTCAAAGGCGGTTTATTGA
- the recG gene encoding ATP-dependent DNA helicase RecG, translating into MKFEASDRVKLLKIGVLSLLDLALVLPKGFEDTTIAKSPREGQICINVKITSLASRPGMLTALAFCEQWQSSVKIIIFNAKSWHYGTFKIGKEMAIYGLCSYAFGSWQIVNPKITTKIGQIVPRFKTELKDEELKKLILKYLNLQNLLAEGLNEKEAKFLADLQRLDEQSVQILYRLKNDGEGTHILKFVEIFNYIKKLSAKKTYFKSPKIKLFDIDSWLKSLPFTPTNDQINAVNDIRDDLSAVQAKRRVIMGDVGSGKTLVILAAALSVYPQSAILMAPTSILSEQIYNEAKRLLPPFMNVMLVRSGEKKIDFSGVNLIVGTHALLFHELPNSPLVMVDEQHRFGSNQRKKIEELASNEDERANFVQFSATPIPRTLSLIQSEIVNFSFLKQMPFKKNIMSQILGASEFGYLLAHIKKQLENGFQVAIIYPLVESSESSNYQSLNEAQGFWLKNFKNVFVTHGKDKEKEEILRRFREEGEILLSTTVVEVGISLPRLNTIVIVGAERLGLATLHQLRGRVGRNGGDGYCFLFTKLKETPARLKEFCATNDGFKVAELDLKNRQSGDILNGFFQHGATFNFYDYEDDITQAAKARVAVLAKNNTQLLLT; encoded by the coding sequence ATGAAATTTGAAGCAAGCGATAGAGTAAAACTTCTAAAAATAGGCGTGCTTAGCCTACTTGACCTTGCTCTTGTGCTACCAAAGGGCTTTGAGGATACGACGATCGCTAAGAGTCCAAGAGAAGGGCAGATCTGCATAAATGTAAAGATCACATCACTCGCCTCGCGCCCTGGCATGCTAACGGCGCTTGCCTTTTGTGAGCAGTGGCAAAGTAGCGTAAAGATCATCATTTTTAACGCAAAGTCTTGGCACTACGGCACTTTTAAGATCGGCAAAGAGATGGCGATATATGGGCTTTGCTCCTACGCCTTTGGCTCTTGGCAGATCGTAAATCCAAAAATCACCACAAAAATAGGCCAGATAGTGCCTAGATTTAAGACCGAGCTAAAAGACGAAGAGCTAAAAAAACTCATCTTAAAATATCTAAATTTACAAAATTTACTAGCCGAGGGCTTAAATGAAAAAGAGGCTAAATTTCTAGCTGATTTGCAGCGGCTAGACGAGCAAAGCGTGCAAATTTTATACCGCCTAAAAAATGATGGCGAGGGTACGCACATTTTAAAATTTGTAGAAATTTTTAACTATATAAAAAAGCTAAGTGCGAAAAAAACCTACTTTAAAAGCCCAAAAATCAAGCTTTTTGATATAGACTCTTGGCTTAAGAGCCTGCCATTTACGCCGACAAACGACCAGATAAATGCTGTAAATGACATCAGAGACGACCTTAGCGCTGTGCAGGCAAAAAGGCGCGTCATAATGGGCGACGTGGGAAGTGGCAAGACGCTAGTGATCCTAGCAGCAGCACTCAGTGTCTATCCTCAAAGTGCCATTTTGATGGCTCCAACAAGCATCTTAAGCGAGCAAATTTATAATGAAGCAAAGAGACTGCTACCGCCTTTTATGAATGTGATGCTCGTGCGAAGCGGGGAGAAAAAGATAGACTTTAGTGGGGTAAATTTGATCGTTGGTACGCATGCGCTGCTCTTTCACGAGCTACCAAATTCGCCGCTTGTCATGGTCGATGAGCAACACCGCTTTGGCTCAAATCAGCGCAAAAAGATAGAAGAGCTTGCCTCAAACGAGGACGAGCGAGCAAATTTCGTGCAGTTTTCAGCTACGCCCATACCAAGGACGTTAAGTTTAATTCAGTCTGAGATCGTAAATTTTAGCTTTTTAAAGCAGATGCCATTTAAGAAAAATATAATGAGCCAAATTTTGGGTGCTAGCGAGTTTGGCTATCTGCTCGCTCACATCAAAAAGCAGCTAGAAAACGGCTTTCAAGTAGCCATCATCTATCCATTAGTTGAGAGCAGCGAGAGCTCAAACTATCAAAGCCTAAACGAGGCGCAGGGCTTTTGGCTAAAGAATTTCAAAAATGTCTTCGTCACGCACGGCAAGGATAAGGAAAAAGAGGAAATTTTAAGGCGATTTAGAGAAGAGGGCGAAATTTTACTCTCGACCACCGTTGTTGAGGTTGGAATCTCACTGCCAAGGCTAAATACGATAGTGATTGTAGGGGCTGAGCGGCTCGGCCTTGCCACGCTTCATCAGCTAAGGGGTAGAGTAGGGCGAAACGGTGGCGATGGATACTGCTTTTTATTTACCAAGCTAAAAGAGACACCAGCTAGACTAAAAGAATTTTGCGCGACAAATGACGGCTTTAAGGTGGCCGAGCTTGATCTGAAAAACCGCCAAAGTGGCGACATACTAAATGGCTTTTTCCAGCACGGAGCGACATTTAACTTCTACGACTACGAGGATGATATCACACAGGCTGCAAAGGCTAGAGTAGCAGTACTTGCTAAAAATAATACCCAGTTGCTTTTAACTTAA
- a CDS encoding DUF1523 family protein has translation MITFFKRICVIFIVLLHSFLALVVDYSFPHYANVQITGGDVKRMDKDGIIDAKNPADGPTRDVYFIYTKDSNNSNKVMAYRNEDTAWGFPFYFKFNSADVQAKAQGFANSDKNVTVKYYGYRISMLQEFRNVISLKESGTGTSWPVASYVFYFILFISLIIWIRKINKAFRPKTSENLEK, from the coding sequence ATGATTACATTTTTTAAAAGAATTTGCGTTATTTTTATCGTACTCTTACACTCTTTTTTGGCTCTTGTAGTTGATTATTCGTTTCCACACTATGCAAATGTGCAAATCACAGGTGGCGATGTCAAACGTATGGACAAAGATGGTATCATCGACGCTAAAAATCCGGCAGATGGCCCTACCAGAGATGTTTATTTTATCTACACTAAAGATTCTAATAATTCAAATAAAGTCATGGCTTATAGAAATGAAGATACTGCATGGGGTTTTCCGTTTTATTTTAAATTTAACTCAGCTGATGTACAAGCCAAGGCTCAAGGCTTTGCAAATAGCGATAAAAACGTAACTGTAAAATATTATGGATATAGAATTTCTATGCTTCAAGAGTTTAGAAATGTCATCTCACTAAAAGAAAGTGGCACTGGTACTAGTTGGCCGGTAGCTAGCTATGTATTTTACTTTATCTTATTTATCTCGCTAATCATTTGGATAAGAAAGATAAATAAGGCCTTTAGACCAAAAACTAGTGAAAATTTAGAGAAATAG
- a CDS encoding nitric-oxide reductase large subunit produces the protein MREYKKYWLALVAVLVICFSILGYYGVEVYRSSPPVVNFTDENGNVVIDKESIYKGQEAWQSIGGMQVGSVWGHGAYQAPDWSADWLHKELVIFLELKADEIYHSKYADLNDEQKANLKVLLKKEYRENGVKDDKIVLSSDRLKAMKQVSQEYSSLFGNDPKFKSLREAYAMKENTLPNASDRDDLNNFFFWSAWATAANRPNSDATYTNNWPHEPLIDNVPTSENIFWSIASVVILIAGIGFLVWFSSFYGKKDDEKLEAISEDPLSKLSLTPSQKALKKYLFVTLALFAFQILIGGFTAHYTVEGQEFYGINLSAYIPYSLARTWHIQASIFWIATGFLAGGLFLAPIINGGKDPKFQKLGVDLLFYALLILVVGSFAGEYLAIANIMPINLSFWFGHQGYEYIELGRVWQIILFVGLVIWMLLLLRGFIGGFKNKGDKNLLAIFAASAVAVGLFYGAGLFYGQRSPLPVMEYWRWWVVHLWVEGFFEVFATASLAFVFVSLGLVSKRFATFSTLASASLFLVGGIPGTFHHLYFAGTTTPIMAVGASFSALEVVPLVLLGAEAYEHYRLQFAQTWAKTLKWPLYCFIAVAFWNMLGAGVFGFLINPPISLFYIQGLNTTPVHGHAALFGVYGFLALGFVWLVATYLFKGQEFDEKLMKVGFWGLNIGLMLMIVLSLLPIGIYQAFASLEQGMWYARSAELLQQSHLQNLRWVRMIGDTILIIGGISFLAQLLKFMLNKKA, from the coding sequence ATGCGTGAATACAAAAAGTATTGGCTAGCACTTGTTGCAGTACTAGTAATTTGCTTTAGTATTTTAGGCTACTACGGCGTTGAGGTTTATAGAAGCTCGCCACCAGTTGTAAATTTTACAGATGAGAATGGCAATGTCGTGATCGACAAAGAGAGCATCTATAAAGGTCAAGAGGCCTGGCAAAGCATAGGAGGTATGCAAGTTGGCTCTGTTTGGGGACACGGCGCATATCAAGCACCTGATTGGAGTGCGGACTGGCTTCACAAAGAGTTAGTTATATTTTTAGAGTTAAAAGCAGATGAAATTTATCACTCAAAATATGCTGACTTAAATGATGAGCAAAAGGCAAATCTAAAAGTTCTACTTAAAAAAGAGTACCGAGAAAATGGCGTAAAAGACGATAAGATCGTACTTAGCAGCGATAGATTAAAGGCTATGAAACAAGTAAGCCAAGAGTATTCATCACTTTTTGGAAATGACCCTAAGTTTAAATCTTTAAGAGAAGCTTATGCGATGAAAGAAAATACTCTTCCAAATGCTTCTGATAGAGATGATCTTAATAACTTTTTCTTCTGGTCGGCCTGGGCAACCGCAGCAAACAGACCTAATAGCGATGCTACATACACAAACAACTGGCCACATGAGCCACTAATCGATAATGTACCAACAAGCGAAAATATCTTTTGGTCAATCGCAAGCGTTGTAATACTTATTGCTGGTATTGGATTTCTTGTTTGGTTTAGCTCTTTTTATGGCAAAAAAGATGATGAAAAGTTAGAAGCTATTAGCGAAGATCCACTTAGTAAATTAAGCCTAACTCCATCTCAAAAAGCTCTTAAAAAATATCTTTTTGTGACTTTGGCTCTTTTTGCATTCCAAATTTTAATAGGCGGCTTTACAGCTCACTATACAGTAGAAGGACAAGAATTTTACGGTATAAATTTATCAGCTTATATTCCTTATTCACTTGCTAGAACATGGCACATTCAGGCTAGTATCTTCTGGATTGCGACAGGATTTTTAGCAGGCGGTCTTTTCCTAGCGCCTATTATAAATGGCGGTAAAGATCCAAAATTCCAAAAGCTTGGCGTAGATTTATTATTTTACGCATTACTAATCCTTGTGGTTGGCAGTTTTGCTGGTGAGTATTTAGCAATCGCAAATATTATGCCTATAAATTTAAGCTTCTGGTTTGGACACCAAGGATATGAATATATCGAGCTTGGACGTGTTTGGCAAATTATTTTATTTGTTGGCCTTGTTATTTGGATGCTACTTTTACTTCGCGGATTTATCGGTGGATTTAAGAATAAAGGTGATAAAAATTTACTTGCTATCTTTGCAGCTTCAGCTGTTGCAGTTGGATTATTTTACGGAGCAGGATTATTTTACGGCCAAAGAAGTCCGCTTCCAGTGATGGAATACTGGCGCTGGTGGGTTGTACACCTTTGGGTTGAAGGCTTTTTTGAGGTCTTTGCTACCGCTTCACTTGCTTTTGTATTTGTTAGTCTTGGTCTTGTTTCAAAGAGATTTGCTACGTTTTCAACACTTGCGAGTGCATCACTTTTCTTAGTGGGCGGAATTCCAGGAACTTTCCACCACTTATATTTTGCGGGTACTACAACACCTATAATGGCAGTTGGCGCTAGCTTCTCAGCACTTGAGGTAGTTCCTCTTGTATTGCTTGGCGCTGAAGCTTATGAGCATTATAGACTTCAGTTTGCTCAAACTTGGGCTAAGACATTAAAATGGCCACTTTACTGCTTTATCGCAGTTGCTTTCTGGAATATGCTAGGTGCTGGTGTATTTGGATTTTTAATCAATCCTCCAATTTCACTATTTTATATCCAAGGCCTAAATACGACTCCAGTTCACGGACATGCTGCGCTATTTGGTGTTTATGGATTTTTAGCACTTGGATTTGTTTGGCTAGTAGCTACTTATCTATTTAAAGGTCAAGAATTTGACGAGAAACTTATGAAAGTAGGCTTTTGGGGCTTAAATATAGGCCTTATGCTAATGATCGTGCTTTCACTACTTCCAATAGGAATTTATCAAGCATTTGCAAGCCTAGAGCAAGGCATGTGGTATGCAAGAAGCGCTGAGCTTTTACAACAATCACACTTACAAAATTTAAGATGGGTAAGAATGATTGGCGATACGATTTTAATAATCGGTGGAATCAGCTTCCTTGCACAACTTCTAAAATTTATGCTTAATAAAAAAGCTTAA
- a CDS encoding excalibur calcium-binding domain-containing protein has translation MKKLILILFFALIANAADKFDCSKRYCKEMKSCEEAYHYLRKCGRSGFDRDRDGIPCENVCKERRIEK, from the coding sequence ATGAAAAAGTTAATTTTGATTTTATTTTTTGCATTAATAGCAAATGCGGCTGATAAATTTGATTGCTCTAAACGCTACTGCAAAGAGATGAAGAGTTGTGAAGAAGCATATCACTATCTAAGAAAATGCGGACGCAGTGGATTTGACCGTGATCGTGACGGCATACCATGCGAAAATGTATGCAAAGAGCGCAGAATAGAAAAATAA
- a CDS encoding M16 family metallopeptidase: protein MKILDINVKNVKIPVVFESSKVMPVVSLRLVFKAAGSSQNGKLAGLARLSANLLNEGDMKLGSAKFAKELEVRAISLNASCGFETFCIDLNCLKEHFAFACGKLKELISAPNLTDEILNRCKTVTLGEIAANENDFDYLARQGLFELLYPESVLAMPSIGTKKSIKAITLEDVRKFLNEHLDLSNLLCVLGGDIDEKQTKELASVLEILKPGKARKLEHFSPSDKCESSEIIRQSEQAYIYFGAPFNVKPEEKYKAAVATFILGEGGFGSRLMEEIRVKRGLAYSAYARNLLNLSYSQLYGYMQTKNEKKDEAIAVIKEEILKFSKKGVSKAELDQAKKFLLGSLPLRLETLFKRLDIAQSEFYEHGELGAFLKDLDKISVLSLNELNSFIKAHAEINQLSFYVLKNEI, encoded by the coding sequence ATGAAAATTTTAGATATCAATGTAAAAAATGTAAAAATTCCAGTCGTTTTTGAAAGCTCAAAAGTGATGCCAGTAGTGAGCCTCAGACTTGTTTTCAAAGCAGCTGGTAGCTCACAAAATGGCAAGCTAGCAGGCCTTGCAAGACTAAGTGCAAATTTACTAAACGAGGGCGATATGAAGCTAGGCTCGGCTAAATTTGCCAAAGAGCTTGAAGTAAGGGCGATTAGCCTAAATGCAAGCTGTGGCTTTGAGACATTTTGCATAGATCTAAACTGCCTAAAAGAGCACTTTGCCTTTGCGTGCGGCAAGCTAAAAGAGCTTATAAGCGCTCCAAATTTAACTGATGAAATTCTAAATAGGTGCAAAACCGTCACACTTGGCGAGATCGCAGCAAATGAAAACGACTTTGACTACTTAGCAAGGCAGGGGCTTTTTGAGCTTTTGTACCCAGAAAGCGTGCTTGCCATGCCAAGTATCGGCACTAAAAAGAGCATAAAAGCTATAACGCTTGAAGACGTAAGGAAATTTTTAAACGAGCATTTAGACCTTTCAAATTTGCTTTGCGTGCTAGGCGGCGACATCGACGAGAAACAGACAAAAGAGCTTGCTAGTGTTTTAGAAATTTTAAAACCTGGTAAAGCTCGAAAGTTAGAGCACTTTAGCCCAAGCGATAAGTGCGAAAGCAGCGAGATCATCAGGCAAAGCGAGCAGGCATACATCTACTTTGGTGCACCATTTAACGTAAAACCTGAGGAGAAATACAAAGCTGCAGTGGCGACATTTATCCTGGGTGAGGGTGGCTTTGGCTCGAGGCTCATGGAGGAGATCCGCGTAAAAAGAGGGCTTGCATATAGCGCCTATGCTAGAAATTTGCTAAATCTCTCTTACAGCCAGCTCTACGGCTATATGCAGACAAAAAATGAAAAAAAAGATGAGGCTATCGCCGTTATAAAAGAGGAAATTTTAAAATTTAGCAAAAAAGGCGTTAGCAAGGCCGAGCTTGATCAGGCGAAGAAATTCTTACTTGGCTCTTTGCCACTTAGGCTTGAGACGCTATTTAAACGCCTTGATATCGCGCAAAGCGAGTTTTATGAGCATGGCGAGCTTGGGGCATTTTTAAAGGATCTTGATAAAATTTCAGTCCTTTCGCTAAACGAGCTAAATAGCTTCATAAAAGCCCACGCAGAGATCAATCAGCTAAGTTTTTACGTCCTAAAAAATGAAATTTGA
- a CDS encoding ABC transporter ATP-binding protein has translation MLEVRNLNFSYSNGAGKLENVNLKIGAGEILTILGRNGAGKSTTLGLISGSLKPVSGEIFLDGKNVDSLSNKERAKIMAYVAQSEVTEYDYTGLEFITMGRAAHLGIFARPSKEDEEIARIYTKKLEIEYLEDRFITQMSGGQKQMCMIARAMAAQPKMIIFDEPTSALDFGNQYKFLRTVKWLKELGYSVVLTTHNPDFAVLLGGYVALVKGDGEVGFGTVDEIIRSENLSQLYGLNLNVSYIDEVQRECCLTYPL, from the coding sequence ATGCTTGAAGTTAGAAATTTAAACTTTAGCTACTCAAATGGAGCTGGCAAACTAGAAAATGTAAATTTAAAGATAGGTGCAGGTGAAATTTTAACCATACTTGGACGAAACGGAGCTGGTAAATCAACCACCCTTGGGCTGATAAGCGGCTCACTAAAGCCAGTTTCTGGAGAGATCTTTCTTGATGGCAAAAATGTAGATAGCCTAAGCAACAAAGAGCGCGCTAAGATCATGGCATACGTCGCTCAAAGCGAGGTTACTGAGTATGACTACACCGGGCTTGAGTTTATCACGATGGGCCGTGCGGCGCACCTTGGTATCTTTGCAAGACCTAGCAAAGAGGACGAAGAGATCGCTAGAATTTACACCAAAAAGCTTGAGATCGAGTATCTTGAGGATCGCTTCATCACGCAGATGAGTGGCGGTCAAAAGCAGATGTGTATGATCGCTCGTGCGATGGCTGCGCAACCAAAGATGATTATATTTGACGAGCCAACGAGCGCGCTTGATTTTGGCAACCAGTATAAATTCCTACGCACCGTCAAGTGGCTAAAAGAGCTTGGCTACTCGGTCGTGCTAACCACTCACAACCCTGACTTTGCTGTGCTTCTTGGCGGATATGTCGCACTTGTAAAAGGTGATGGCGAGGTTGGATTTGGCACGGTTGATGAGATCATCAGAAGTGAGAATTTAAGCCAGCTTTACGGACTAAATTTAAACGTGAGCTACATCGACGAAGTGCAAAGAGAGTGCTGCCTAACATATCCTCTTTAA